Proteins from a genomic interval of Scatophagus argus isolate fScaArg1 chromosome 6, fScaArg1.pri, whole genome shotgun sequence:
- the calr3a gene encoding calreticulin 3a yields the protein MKLPVAVLAVFASIAVTTEATVYFKEQFVDGDGWSSRWVESKHKSDYGQWKLSAGKFYGDAEADKGIQTSQDARFYALSARFEPFSNKGKPLVIQFTVKHEQKIDCGGGYVKIFPSDLDQSNMHGDSQYYIMFGPDICGYSTKKVHVIFNYKGQNHLIKKDLKCKDDELTHLYTLILNPDQTYEVKIDNEKVESGSLEDDWDMLPSKKIKDPEAKKPSDWDDRAKIDDPSDTKPEDWDKPETIPDPDSKKPDDWDEDMDGEWEPPMITNPEYKGEWKPKQIDNPDYKGAWVHPEIDNPEYTHDATMYKFDNIGVLGLDLWQVKSGTIFDNFMITDDVKEAEEFGKETWGATKGPEKKMKEEQDDVERKLREEEEKSKKDTEKEEDEEDDDEEEDEEAEEDGEHDEETDEDAGTEEEESEAKQKDEL from the exons ATGAAGCTTCCAGTCGCAGTTCTTGCAGTTTTTGCGTCGATAGCCGTCACTACTGAAGCCACCGTGTACTTCAAGGAACAGTTTGTGGATGGAG ATGGATGGTCGAGCCGATGGGTCGAGTCAAAGCACAAGTCCGACTATGGCCAGTGGAAACTGAGCGCTGGAAAGTTCTATGGGGATGCAGAAGCTGATAAAG GTATCCAGACGAGCCAGGACGCCCGCTTTTATGCCCTGTCGGCCCGCTTTGAGCCTTTCAGCAACAAGGGAAAGCCCCTGGTCATCCAGTTCACTGTCAAGCATGAACAGAAGATTGACTGCGGAGGCGGCTACGTCAAGATCTTCCCCTCTGACCTCGACCAGAGCAACATGCATGGAGACTCTCAGTATTACATCATGTTTG GACCTGACATATGTGGATACAGCACAAAGAAGGTTCATGTGATCTTCAACTACAAGGGCCAGAACCACCTCATCAAGAAAGACCTCAAATGCAAG GATGACGAGCTGACCCACCTGTACACACTCATTCTGAATCCAGACCAGACATACGAGGTGAAGATCGACAACGAGAAGGTGGAATCTGGTTCCCTGGAGGATGACTGGGACATGCTGCCCTCTAAGAAGATCAAGGACCCAGAGGCCAAGAAACCTAGTGACTGGGACGACAGAGCCAAGATCGATGATCCCAGCGACACGAAGCCTGAG GACTGGGACAAGCCAGAGACCATCCCTGACCCTGATTCGAAGAAGCCTGACGACTGGGATGAGGACATGGACGGAGAGTGGGAACCCCCTATGATCACCAACCCAGAGTATAAG GGTGAATGGAAACCTAAGCAGATTGACAACCCTGACTACAAGGGAGCCTGGGTCCATCCTGAGATTGACAACCCAGAGTACACTCATGACGCCACCATGTACAAGTTTGATAACATTGGAGTACTGGGCCTGGATCTGTGGCAG gTTAAATCTGGTACCATCTTTGACAACTTCATGATCACTGATGATGTCAAAGAAGCTGAGGAATTTGGGAAGGAAACCTGGGGAGCTACTAAG GGaccagagaagaaaatgaaggaggagCAAGATGACGTGGAGAGGAAActaagggaggaggaggagaagagcaaGAAGGACACTgagaaggaagaggatgaggaagatgatgatgaggaggaggatgaggaggcagaggaagatgGCGAGCATGATGAGGAGACAGACGAGGACGctgggacagaggaggaggagagcgaggCAAAACAGAAGGACGAGTTGTAG